A DNA window from Hevea brasiliensis isolate MT/VB/25A 57/8 chromosome 2, ASM3005281v1, whole genome shotgun sequence contains the following coding sequences:
- the LOC110653446 gene encoding protein SABRE isoform X1: MVASLEKFLFGFLMMSITLWMVFIFASRLLAWILSRTIGASVGFRVGGWKCLRDVVVKFKKGSVESISIGELRLGIRQSLVKLGVDFISRDPKLQVLICDFEVVMRSSSKGTHKTKTRKVRTRTSSQGKWTMLANIARFLSVSITNLVLKMPKAMVEVKGLRLDITKDGGNGSKLNLFVKLHILPIAIRMGEPCVSCDQSSNSDGGGCIFTGETSFGCEEFSLSCEFGLDREVGVIIHNLDIACGEVIVNLNEKVLLKRKTSDASSLTDKAVVNSAVVKDSQRKQSAIVAIIKYTSMIPQKVSFTLPKLDVKFVHQEHDLVFENNIMGIQLKSIKSRCTEDMGESTRLDVQMDFSEIHLLREAGTSVLEIMKVVVISFVYVPIEPTPPIKAEIDVKLGGTKCKIMMSRLKPLLQLHYSKKKKMVLREEISTPVKPQSTASKAITWTCTVSVPEMTFVLYGINGLPLYHLCLQSSHVFTNNVSSMGTAVHLELGELNFHKADEYQEGLKKSPFVVESNSGALVHIVRVSLDWGKKNLESSEEDSARCKLVLSIDVIGMGVYFNFKRIQSLIVTAISVQSLLKSLSGSGKKTSQSQGGRSSKPSGKGNQFLKFNLEQCSLSFCDETSLDNAVVADPKRVNYGSQGGRVVISVSDDGTPRTASVIATVSDDCKKLKYSLSLDIYHFTLCVNKENQSTEVELERAMSIYQEHLEEHRADAKVTLFDMQNTKFVRRSGGRKGIAICSLFSATEITVRWEPDAHLSLIELVLQLKLLVHNQKVQEQGNESMEEASSMRDTEQKKSASLESGNVDRPKKKENIFAVDVEMLNISARAGDGVDAMVQVQSIFSENARIGVLLEGLILSFNGARVFKSGRMQISRIPRASSSLSDAKLPAAITWDWVIQGLDVHISMPYRLELRAIDDSVEDMLRALKLVTAAKTQLIFPMKKENSKPKKSSSTKFGCVRFCISKLIADIEEEPMQGWLDEHYRLMKNEAGELAVRLKFLDEFISEVNNCPKTAETNDCTIERKVNYNGVQIDVQDPLAILKLQEEIYKQSFRSYYQACQRLVPAEGSGACREGFQSGFKPSTSRTSLLSISATELDVSLTRIDGGEDGMIEVLKKLDPVCREADIPFSRLYGSNILLRTGTLIAQIRNYALPLFAAATGKCEGRVVLAQQATCFQPQIYQDVYIGRWRKVCLLRSASGTTPPTKSYFDLPIYFQKGEVSFGVGYEPSFADVSYAFTVALRRANLSVRNPGPLVQPPKKERSLPWWDDMRNYIHGNITLVFSETRWHILGTSDPYESLDKLQITSDSMEIQQSDGRIYMSAKHFKFFLSSLESLANNCGVKLPSDVYGTFLEAPVFILEVTMDWDCDSGTPLNHYLFALPSEGKPREKVFDPFRSTSLSLQWNFSLRPFIPSCENQSSSSSMGGSTVVDGSVYNPTHKPENVSIDPTTLNVGAHDFAWLRKFCYLNYLPPHKLRFFSRWPRFGVPRIPRSGNLSLDRVMTEFFLRLDASPIRIKHMPLDDDDPAKGFTFNMSKLKCEICFSRGKQKYTFECKRDTLDLVYQGVDIHMPKVILDREDSTSVAKVVQMTRKNCQPSTVDRIPSEKHNNISGCTEKHRDDGFILSCDYFTIRRQAPKADPARLLPWQEAGRKNLEMKCVRSKFENGSESDDHTQSDPSDDDGYNVVIADNCQRVFVYGLKILWNIENRDAVCSWVNGLSKALAPPKPSPSRQYAQRKLLEENQSPAETEVNQDNISKPPSTSYNADSPSQHAETSGSLLSPSHSAKIENSSSAAATNGSIDDSEEEGTRHFMVNVIEPQFNLHSEEANGRFLLAAVSGRVLARSFHSIFQVGHEMIEEALSSGDVQLPESVPEMTWKRMEFSVMLEHVQAHVAPTDVDPGAGLQWLPKIRRSSPKVKRTGALLERVFMPCDMYFRYTRHKGGTPDLKVKPLKELTFNTHNITATMTSRQFQVMLDVLTNLLFARLPKPRKSSLSFLAEADEDVEEEADEMVPDGVEEVELAKIDLEQKEREKKLLLDDIRRLSLNGDTSGDLLARKEGNLWMITGGRSDLVQGLNRELVNAKKSRKAASASLRTALQKAAQLRLMEKEKNKSPSCAMRISLQINQVVWSMLLDGKSFAEAEINDMIFDFDRDYKDVGVALFTTKYFVLRNCLPNAKSDMILSAWNPPSDWGKKVMLRVDAKQGIPRDGNSHIELLQVEIYPLKIHLAETMYRMMWGYFFPGEEQESQRRQEVWKVSTTVGARRVKKGSSIHEASSSHSHARKGSDVTSALITGLGPELRRTSSFDRTWEETLAESVATELVLQAHSSSISSSKADPIGFNEQPDESSKSKSKEAKPIKSSRSTNEEKKIGKSNEIGKSNEEKRSRPQKVIEFHNIKISQVELQITYESSRFNLHELKLLMDTFHRVEFTGTWRRLFSRVKKHVVWGTLKSVTGMQGKKFKDKGHTQRESSGAAIPDNIELNFNDDGQLRKADQYPNWLKRPSDGAGDGFVTSVRGLFNTQRRKAKAFVLRTMRGEADNDFQGEWSEGEAEFSPFARQLTITKAKKLIRRHTKKFRSGGQNGSSSLESESLPLSPREGTPFELYESDSSSESSPYEDFHEQLELQSLKGDI; encoded by the exons GGAAGTTGGTGTAATTATCCACAATTTGGACATTGCCTGTGGTGAGGTCATTGTGAACCTGAATGAGAAGGTGCTTTTAAAAAGGAAGACTTCAGATGCTTCTTCTCTGACAGATAAAGCAGTAGTAAATTCTGCTGTTGTTAAAGATTCACAGAGAAAACAATCAGCAATTGTGGCAATTATTAAGTATACTTCTATGATTCCTCAAAAG GTTAGCTTCACTTTACCAAAACTGGATGTGAAGTTTGTTCATCAGGAACATGATCTTGTCTTTGAGAATAATATCATGGGCATTCAATTAAAGAGCATCAAATCCCgatgcactgaagatatgggggAGAGTACTCGCCTTGATGTTCAGATGGATTTTAGTGAGATACAT CTTCTCAGAGAAGCTGGAACTTCTGTTTTGGAGATAATGAAAGTTGTTGTCATCTCTTTTGTTTACGTTCCAATAGAG CCAACCCCACCAATTAAAGCTGAAATAGATGTTAAGCTGGGAGGTACTAAGTGCAAAATTATGATGAGTAGATTAAAGCCATTGTTGCAACTCCATtactcaaaaaagaaaaaaatggtacTTCGAGAGGAAATTTCTACTCCTGTAAAGCCACAATCAACTGCATCCAAAGCCATCACGTGGACATGTACTGTCTCAGTTCCGGAGATGACATTTGTTCTTTATGGTATCAATGGGTTGCCTCTGTATCAT TTATGCTTGCAATCATCACATGTTTTCACGAATAACGTATCAAGCATGGGCACTGCAGTACATTTGGAACTTGGTGAACTAAACTTCCACAAGGCAGATGAATATCAAGAAGGCTTGAAAAAAAGCCCATTTGTTGTTGAATCAAATTCAGGTGCATTAGTTCATATAGTGAGGGTTAGTTTGGATTGGGGCAAAAAGAATCTTGAATCATCTGAAGAGGATAGTGCTAGATGTAAATTAGTTCTCTCTATTGATGTGATTGGCATGGGTGTTTATTTTAACTTCAAACGCATACAATCACTTATAGTAACTGCTATATCCGTTCAATCTCTCCTGAAAAGTCTATCTGGTTCTGGTAAAAAAACAAGTCAGAGCCAAGGTGGGCGATCATCTAAACCATCAGGGAAAGGGaatcaatttttgaaatttaatttggaacAGTGTTCTCTAAGTTTTTGTGATGAAACAAGTTTGGACAATGCAGTTGTTGCTGATCCAAAGCGTGTCAATTACGGATCACAAGGTGGTCGAGTTGTAATTAGTGTCTCAGATGATGGCACACCACGTACTGCAAGTGTGATAGCCACAGTTTCTGATGATTGCAAGAAGTTGAAGTATTCTCTTTCTCTTGACATATACCATTTCACTTTGTGTGTGAACAAGGAGAACCAATCTACAGAAGTGGAGCTTGAAAGAGCAATGTCAATTTATCAGGAACATTTGGAGGAACATAGAGCTGATGCAAAAGTAACGTTGTTTGACATGCAGAACACAAAATTTGTACGGCGTTCTGGTGGCCGTAAAGGGATTGCTATTTGCTCTCTTTTCAGTGCTACTGAAATTACAGTCAGGTGGGAGCCTGATGCACATTTATCATTGATTGAACTTGTTCTGCAACTGAAATTACTGGTACACAATCAAAAGGTTCAGGAACAAGGTAACGAAAGTATGGAAGAAGCCTCTAGCATGAGAGACACTGAACAAAAGAAATCTGCCTCTTTGGAATCAGGAAATGTTGATAGGCCTAAGAAAAAGGAAAACATTTTTGCTGTTGATGTGGAAATGCTGAATATATCAGCTAGGGCTGGAGATGGGGTTGATGCAATGGTGCAGGTTCAATCAATTTTTTCAGAAAATGCCCGTATAGGAGTACTTCTTGAAGGACTTATCCTCAGTTTTAATGGGGCCAGAGTGTTCAAAAGTGGTAGAATGCAAATTTCTCGAATACCTAGAGCTTCGAGCAGTTTATCTGATGCAAAATTGCCTGCAGCTATCACATGGGATTGGGTGATTCAAGGGCTTGATGTTCATATTAGCATGCCATACAGGTTGGAGTTGCGTGCCATTGATGATTCGGTTGAAGATATGTTGCGGGCTTTAAAGCTTGTAACTGCTGCTAAAACTCAACTTATATTTCCCATGAAGAAAGAAAACTCAAAGCCCAAAAAGTCTAGTTCAACAAAATTTGGATGTGTAAGGTTTTGTATAAGCAAACTAATTGCTGATATTGAGGAAGAACCAATGCAGGGTTGGCTTGATGAGCACTACCGGCTGATGAAGAATGAGGCTGGTGAGCTGGCTGTCAGGCTAAAGTTTCTTGATGAATTTATTTCTGAAGTTAATAATTGTCCTAAAACTGCTGAAACAAATGATTGCACCATTGAAAGAAAGGTTAATTATAATGGGGTTCAGATTGATGTACAAGATCCTTTGGCTATTCTGAAATTGCAAGAAGAAATTTACAAACAATCATTTAGATCATATTACCAGGCATGCCAGAGGTTAGTACCTGCTGAAGGTTCAGGTGCCTGTAGGGAGGGGTTTCAGTCTGGTTTTAAGCCTAGCACATCAAGAACTTCTCTTCTTTCCATTTCTGCTACAGAGTTGGATGTAAGCTTGACGAGAATTGATGGTGGAGAAGATGGGATGATAGAGGTTCTGAAAAAGCTTGATCCTGTCTGTCGTGAAGCGGACATACCATTTTCTCGACTCTATGGGAGTAACATTTTATTGCGTACTGGCACTCTTATTGCTCAGATAAGAAATTATGCATTACCTCTTTTTGCAGCTGCCACTGGTAAATGTGAAGGTCGTGTTGTGCTGGCACAGCAG GCAACCTGCTTTCAGCCCCAAATTTACCAAGATGTCTACATTGGGAGGTGGAGAAAGGTGTGCTTGCTCCGTTCAGCTTCCGGCACAACTCCTCCAACAAAATCATACTTCGATTTGCCTATATATTTTCAGAAAGGTGAAGTATCATTTGGAGTTGGCTATGAACCATCTTTTGCTGATGTGAGTTATGCTTTTACAGTTGCTCTCCGTAGGGCTAATCTAAGTGTCAGAAATCCTGGTCCACTAGTTCAACCACCAAAAAAAGAGCGCAGTTTACCATGGTGGGATGATATGAGAAATTACATTCATGGAAATATCACCTTAGTCTTCTCTGAAACTAGATGGCATATTCTTGGAACATCTGATCCTTATGAAAGCCTTGACAAGCTTCAAATTACATCTGATTCCATGGAGATCCAGCAGTCAGATGGTCGTATTTATATGTCTGCAAAACACTTTAAGTTTTTCTTGAGCAGTTTGGAGAGTTTGGCAAATAACTGTGGCGTAAAACTTCCTAGTGATGTATATGGTACTTTCCTTGAAGCTCCAGTCTTTATTCTTGAAGTCACAATGGACTGGGATTGTGATTCTGGTACTCCACTGAATCATTATCTATTCGCACTCCCTAGTGAAGGGAAACCTCGTGAAAAAGTTTTTGATCCGTTCAGATCTACATCTCTCTCACTCCAGTGGAATTTCTCTCTAAGACCCTTTATTCCATCATGTGAGAATCAATCCTCTTCTTCCTCCATGGGTGGTAGCACTGTTGTAGATGGAAGTGTCTATAATCCAACTCACAAGCCTGAAAATGTTTCAATTGATCCAACAACATTGAATGTTGGTGCTCATGATTTTGCATGGTTAAGAAAGTTTTGTTATTTGAATTATCTTCCTCCTCACAAATTACGTTTTTTCTCCCGATGGCCTCGTTTTGGAGTTCCCAGAATTCCCAGATCAGGCAATTTGTCATTGGACAGAGTGATGACAGAATTCTTCCTTCGTTTAGATGCTTCACCCATTCGTATAAAACATATGCCATTAGATGATGATGATCCAGCAAAAGGATTTACCTTTAATATGTCAAAGTTGAAATGTGAAATCTGTTTCAGTCGGGGTAAGCAAAAGTACACTTTCGAATGCAAGAGAGACACTCTTGATCTTGTTTACCAGGGCGTGGACATTCACATGCCTAAGGTTATCTTAGATAGAGAAGATTCTACCAGTGTTGCAAAAGTAGTTCAAATGACAAGGAAAAATTGCCAGCCTTCAACTGTGGATAGAATTCCTAGTGAAAAACACAATAATATCAGTGGTTGCACTGAGAAGCACCGAGATGATggatttattttatcatgtgattATTTTACAATCAGAAGGCAGGCACCGAAAGCTGACCCTGCAAGACTATTGCCATGGCAAGAGGCTGGAAGAAAAAATCTTGAGATGAAATGTGTGAGGTCTAAGTTTGAAAATGGGAGTGAGAGTGATGATCACACACAATCTGACCCAAGCGATGATGATGGATACAATGTGGTAATTGCTGACAATTGTCAGCGAGTTTTTGTTTATGGTCTCAAGATTTTATGGAATATTGAGAATAGGGATGCTGTTTGCTCTTGGGTTAATGGATTATCCAAAGCACTTGCACCACCCAAGCCATCTCCTTCTCGGCAGTATGCACAGAGGAAATTACTCGAGGAGAACCAGTCACCTGCAGAAACTGAAGTGAATCAAGATAATATATCTAAACCCCCTTCTACCAGCTATAATGCTGATTCTCCTTCTCAACATGCTGAGACTTCAGGATCTCTCTTATCTCCATCACATTCAGCTAAAATAGAGAATTCATCTTCAGCAGCTG CAACAAATGGAAGCATAGATGATTCTGAAGAGGAAGGGACTCGCCATTTCATGGTGAATGTTATTGAGCCACAATTCAATCTGCATTCAGAAGAAGCTAAT GGTAGATTCCTACTTGCTGCTGTTAGTGGTCGCGTTTTAGCCCGATCATTTCATTCTATCTTCCAAGTTGGACATGAGATGATTGAAGAAGCACTGAGCAGTGGAGATGTACAACTTCCTGAATCTGTACCTGAAATGACATGGAAGCGCATGGAGTTCTCTGTTATGTTGGAGCATGTGCAGGCTCATGTTGCACCAACTGATGTGGATCCTGGCGCTGGACTGCAGTGGCTTCCAAAAATTCGAAGAAGCTCCCCTAAAGTAAAGCGTACTGGTGCTCTACTTGAAAGAGTGTTTATGCCCTGTGATATGTACTTTCGTTATACAAGACACAAAGGCGGGACTCCAGACCTGAAG GTGAAGCCTCTAAAGGAGCTCACTTTCAATACTCATAATATAACAGCAACAATGACATCTCGACAGTTTCAGGTTATGCTGGATGTGTTGACAAATCTCCTCTTTGCACGGCTTCCAAA GCCTAGAAAGAGTAGTCTGTCATTTCTGGCTGAAGCAGATGAAGATGTTGAAGAGGAGGCAGATGAAATGGTGCCTGATGGTGTGGAAGAGGTAGAACTTGCTAAAATCGACCTTGAACAAAAAGAAAGGGAGAAGAAGTTGCTTCTTGATGACATCAGGAGATTGTCTCTTAATGGTGATACTTCTGGAGACCTACTTGCAAGAAAGGAAGGAAATTTGTGGATGATCACTGGTGGAAGATCCGATCTG GTCCAAGGGCTGAATAGAGAGCTTGTAAATGCAAAAAAGTCTAGGAAGGCAGCATCTGCATCCTTAAGGACGGCTTTGCAGAAAGCTGCCCAGCTACGTCTGATGGAGAAGGAGAAGAACAAAAGTCCATCCTGTGCAATGCGGATATCTTTGCAAATCAACCAAGTTGTTTGGAGCATGCTTCTAGATGGTAAATCTTTTGCCGAGGCTGAGATAAATGACATG ATTTTTGATTTTGACCGGGATTACAAGGATGTTGGTGTTGCTCTATTTACAACAAAATACTTTGTTTTGAGAAACTGCTTGCCTAATGCCAAGTCAGATATGATTCTCTCAGCATGGAATCCTCCATCAGATTGGGGAAA AAAAGTCATGCTTCGTGTGGATGCAAAGCAAGGAATTCCAAGGGATGGAAATTCTCATATTGAACTTCTCCAA GTAGAGATTTATCCCCTTAAGATTCACTTGGCAGAGACAATGTACAGGATGATGTGGGGGTATTTCTTCCCAGGAGAAGAACAAGAATCACAAAGGCGACAG GAAGTTTGGAAAGTTTCAACAACTGTTGGTGCAAGACGTGTAAAGAAAGGCTCATCAATCCATGAAGCTTCTTCATCACATAGCCATGCAAGAAAAGGGTCTGATGTCACATCTGCACTCATTACTGGCTTGGGCCCAGAGTTGAGAAGAACATCTTCTTTTGACAGAACGTGGGAGGAGACACTTGCAGAGTCTGTTGCTACTGAACTTGTCTTGCAGGCTCATTCATCCAGTATTTCTTCTTCAAAAGCCGACCCAATTGGTTTTAATGAACAACCAGATGAATCCTCTAAAAGTAAATCAAAAGAAGCCAAGCCCATAAAGTCCAGTCGTTCAACTAATGAAGAAAAAAAGATTGGAAAGTCAAATGAGATTGGAAAGTCAAATGAAGAGAAGAGATCCCGGCCTCAAAAAGTCATAGAGTTCCACAATATTAAGATAAGTCAG GTTGAGCTTCAGATTACTTATGAAAGCTCAAGATTTAATCTGCATGAGCTTAAGTTGCTGATGGATACATTCCACCGTGTTGAGTTCACTGGGACTTGGAGGAGGCTGTTCTCACGAGTAAAGAAGCATGTTGTTTGGGGAACCCTGAAGTCTGTGACAGGAATGCAG GGTAAGAAATTCAAAGATAAAGGACATACTCAACGGGAATCCAGTGGAGCTGCCATCCCTGATAATATTGAGCTTAATTTTAATGATGATGGTCAACTACGGAAAGCTGACCAGTATCCGAACTGGCTTAAGCGTCCAAGTGATGGAGCAGGTGATGGATTTGTAACTTCTGTGAGAGGTCTTTTCAATACTCAACGCCGCAAAGCCAAGGCATTTGTGCTGCGAACTATGAGGGGTGAAGCAGATAATGATTTTCAGGGTGAGTGGAGTGAAGGTGAAGCTGAGTTCTCTCCCTTTGCTAGGCAACTAACAATAACAAAAGCTAAGAAACTTATCAGGCGGCACACAAAGAAATTCCGCTCAGGAGGACAGAACG GTTCATCCTCTCTAGAAAGTGAATCACTTCCATTGTCTCCAAGGGAAGGCACCCCATTTGAACTATATGAAAGTGATTCTTCTAGTGAATCTTCACCATATGAGGATTTTCATGAGCAACTTGAACTCCAGTCGCTTAAAGGAGACATATAA